In Drosophila teissieri strain GT53w chromosome 2R, Prin_Dtei_1.1, whole genome shotgun sequence, the following proteins share a genomic window:
- the LOC122614636 gene encoding uncharacterized protein LOC122614636 isoform X1 has translation MSSNEICQESRKENSRWKTIERRCKAIPRLKSFFYIYDLEKGCRIIAGFEALVSVIQILAIYYLANQSGPSRMLPDPFWITKIDREGIIKRKLLYHTNQHFCMGLGLVTLLNSLLLFIGSKWGHQVCLFLWIYITLFTTLISNVNNTLRNFNFTQAFITFPSLALEGYFALVVVSLICKLHEKRDDCISYSEMHNKKSTEQI, from the exons ATGTCATCTAATGAGATTTGTCAAGAAAGTCGGAAAGAAAACTCACGTTGGAAGACTATTGAGCGCAGATGCAAAGCCATACCCAGATTGAAGAGCTTCTTTTACATCTACGATTTGGAAAAAGGATGCAGGATAATAGCAGGATTTGAGGCTTTGGTGAGCGTGATACAGATACTGGCTATATATTATTTGGCCAATCAATCAGGGCCAAGTCGTATGTTACCTGATCCCTTTTGGATCACCAAAATCGATAGGGAGGGAATAATCAAAAGGAAGTTACTTTATCATACAAATCAGCACTTTTGCATGGGACTCGGACTGGTTACTCTGCTCaactcgctgctgctgttcattGGAAGCAAATGG GGTCACCAGGTGTGCCTCTTTCTTTGGATTTACATCACGCTGTTCACCACTCTCATATCGAATGTTAATAATACCTTACGGAACTTTAATTTTACGCAAGCTTTCATAACATTTCCATCATTAG CTCTGGAGGGCTACTTTGCACTGGTAGTTGTATCTTTGATTTGCAAATTACACGAGAAACGAGATGATTGCATCTCATACAGCGAAATGCACAACAAAAAGAGTACCGAACAGATATAA
- the LOC122614636 gene encoding uncharacterized protein LOC122614636 isoform X2 → MSSNEICQESRKENSRWKTIERRCKAIPRLKSFFYIYDLEKGCRIIAGFEALHFCMGLGLVTLLNSLLLFIGSKWGHQVCLFLWIYITLFTTLISNVNNTLRNFNFTQAFITFPSLALEGYFALVVVSLICKLHEKRDDCISYSEMHNKKSTEQI, encoded by the exons ATGTCATCTAATGAGATTTGTCAAGAAAGTCGGAAAGAAAACTCACGTTGGAAGACTATTGAGCGCAGATGCAAAGCCATACCCAGATTGAAGAGCTTCTTTTACATCTACGATTTGGAAAAAGGATGCAGGATAATAGCAGGATTTGAGGCTTTG CACTTTTGCATGGGACTCGGACTGGTTACTCTGCTCaactcgctgctgctgttcattGGAAGCAAATGG GGTCACCAGGTGTGCCTCTTTCTTTGGATTTACATCACGCTGTTCACCACTCTCATATCGAATGTTAATAATACCTTACGGAACTTTAATTTTACGCAAGCTTTCATAACATTTCCATCATTAG CTCTGGAGGGCTACTTTGCACTGGTAGTTGTATCTTTGATTTGCAAATTACACGAGAAACGAGATGATTGCATCTCATACAGCGAAATGCACAACAAAAAGAGTACCGAACAGATATAA
- the LOC122614635 gene encoding uncharacterized protein LOC122614635: MAYIRNFLNSPNGWNRLHENINEINALNSCFYFFSLKTGCKLIAVFEALINVLQMYCIYITEMEIKTTTTESPESLLVTREPDGDMLGPNTMMPMFESNLYFQRALGSLTIFRSLLLIIGAEWSHLSCLVLWICITFITLLISTCIDIVQNGNLPTLFISTISIFLEIYFCAVVVSLVLKLQQKLRRNVQESEVLFTRNEEV, translated from the exons ATGGCGTATATTCGAAATTTTCTGAATTCCCCAAATGGCTGGAACCGACTCCATGAAAATATCAATGAAATAAACGCGCTGAATAGCTGCTTCTATTTCTTCAGCTTGAAAACGGGCTGCAAATTGATAGCCGTATTCGAGGCCTTGATAAATGTGCTGCAAATGTACTGCATCTACATCACGGAGATGGAGATCAAGACCACAACCACGGAGTCCCCGGAGTCGCTGTTGGTCACCAGGGAACCGGACGGAGATATGCTGGGACCCAACACCATGATGCCGATGTTTGAGAGCAACCTCTACTTCCAAAGGGCACTAGGCTCGTTGACTATCTTCAGATCCTTGCTGCTTATCATAGGTGCTGAATGG AGCCACTTATCCTGTCTCGTCCTTTGGATTTGCATTACGTTCATCACCTTGCTAATCAGCACTTGTATTGATATCGTGCAAAATGGCAACCTGCCGACCCTGTTTATTTCTACTATTTCGATTT ttcTTGAAATCTATTTCTGCGCAGTGGTTGTCTCGTTGGTTTTGAAATTGCAGCAAAAACTTCGTCGTAATGTGCAGGAATCGGAAGTCCTTTTCACGCGCAACGAGGAAGTTTAA